A segment of the Blastocatellia bacterium genome:
AATGGAATCGAAGCCACGCGTCAGATCGCCAAGTCTCTGCCGAGGACGAAGATCCTCATTCTGACGGTTCATGAGAACGACCAAATGGCGATGGAGATTTTGAACGCTGGAGCCACTGGGTATCTGCTCAAGGATGCGGCGAGCGAGGAGTTGATCGCTGCGATCCGAGCCGTCCATTTGGGGGGGGCTTATTTGAGCTCTTCGATCTCCAGGCGGGTGATCGCTCAGCATCTTGATTTCGCTCGCGGAAAAGTCCCGCCCGAGGAGAAATTCTCCGATCTGACGGCACGCGAGCGAGAGATCCTTCAGCTCATCGCCGAGGGGTACTCGAACAGAGAGATCGCCCAGATGCTCTGCATCAGTGAGAAGACGGTGAAGACGCATCGGGAGAACATCATGCGGAAGCTCGACGTACATAGCGTTGCCGAACTGGTGCGCTACGCGATCCGTCGAGGGATCATTCAAGGATAATCCTCGCGCACTTTTTCTCACCTCCCCGGAAATACTCCCCCTGGGGGATGGAAAATCCGCTGTATACCGAATTGCCGGACGTCCCAGAATCGGCGATCATAGAGGCTTGGGAAAACGCGCGAGTTGGAGCGACGCGCCAGTATGGTGTGTGCTCTGTGGATCGGGATCCGTTGAGGGAAGGCCGAGTGCGCGCGAAAGGACGATTGGTCATCGCGGATGCCCATCAGCTCTGGCGGCACGTCTTGAGATCCCTCATTGAGGGATTTGGTTCCTATGCTGTCGTTGGGGAAGCACTTGATGGACGTGGGTTGCTGGAACATGTCGAAGCCACGCGGCCGGACGTCATCATCATGGACATTGCATTGCCCACGTCGGATGGGCTTCGCGTCCTGAGACACATGGCGGGTCTTAGCCCGAAGCCGCGCGTGATCGTCCTCTCCGAAATCGAGGAACCGGAGATCGTCCGCGAGGCGTTTGCGGCGGGAGCGATGGGATATGTCTCCAAATGCGAGAGCGCGGCGATCCTCCGGAGGGCGCTCGTGGCGGTGCGTCGAGGGTTTTCCTTCCTCAGTCCTTCGATTGCGCGCGCACTCCTGAAGTTTCTGCAGGAGAGAACGGTCAGCCGCTGCCATCGTCTCCAGGTTCCCATCGTCGAGATAGAGCTTCTGAAGCTTCTCGCGAAAGGGTATTCGGATCGCGCCGTCGCCTCGATGTTGGGGTCGAGTCCCAACATCGTGAATTTTTATCGCCTTGACGTGCTCCGGCGTCTCCCTGGGACGGCGTTGGAATGGGCGCCTTAGAGGCCGAGACTTGCGCACAGCCTCTGGCACTCCATCCTTCATTCGGATGAGCATTATACCGTGCGCGCGCGGACCGGTTGCTGAGGCAGGAAGATTGAGGTATGATCTCGCCGACCAAGAAACGAGAGGAGGAAGGCCGATGATCCGACGACTCGTGGGCATTTTCATCATCCTCGCGGCCGGGGCGCTCGTGTTGCTCGCGATTCAGTCTCGCGGCTCCAAACCGGAGTCGGCTGTCGAAGGAACGGTACAGACGGCGACGCCGCAGTCGCCGAAGGACGTCTTCGAATTTGAGCGAGCGCAGGCGAGGAAGACGAAGCTTTCTGGCCGATTAGGGCAAGACGATGGGTTCATCGCGGCGATCTTCTTCGGCGGCGACATCATGGGGAACCTGGAGGTCTGCGGCTGTCCGAAGAATCCACTCGGCGGCATAGCGCGTCGTCAAGGGTACATTCGGCTATTCAAGGAGCGGTATCCCGATGTCCCGTTTCTTCACGTGGATACCGGTTACTTCTTCAGCGATCGAGTTGACCTGATGACGGGAGAGCTCGCCGAAGACGTCGTCGTGGGCAACGAGTGGGTGATTCGCGCGTATGAGCACATGAAGCTCGATGCGGTGAATCTCTCTTATCACGATCTCCCTCAGCTCGCGCGATGTTTCCGATCGGAGGAGTTCCGTCACCATGCCGCCGCGACGCCCGTGGTGAAGCATTTCCTCTCGGCGAACGTGCGCGCCCGTGAAGCCTCATATGCGAATCCGCAGCCGTATGTGATCCGGGAGTTGAGCGGAGGACGGCTCAACCGACGCACGCTTCGGATCGGATTCATCGGCGTGACCGAATCTGGAAATTATCGCGGGCGAGAATTCGTCGTGTTGGACCCGCTCGCGGCCGTGCGGTCGCTCGTCCTCCGAGTGCGCGCGCGCGCCGATTTGGTCGTGGTGCTCGCCTATCTCTCGCCGGAGATGATCGAGACGTTGGCGCGCGAGAATCCGGAGGTGGACGTGATCTTGGCCGATGTGGGGCGTCCGCTCTGGCTGCAGCCGAAGACCATCGGCCGTACCTACATCGCCTACAGTGTATATCAGACGAAGCTCCTGGGCGAGTTGCGCATCTACGATGAACAGGGCGGACGATGGAGGGTCGTGGCGCGGTATGTCGAATTGGACGGCCTCATTCCCGACGATCCGGCGACGGAGGCGCTGCGCGCGGAAGCTCGGAGCGAACTCGCCGCCGTACAACGGCGGATTGCTGAACGCGCGACGGCCGCAAGTCGAAGGGCGCGGCATGCCGCTTCAGGCGACGGAGCCATGTTCGTTGGCTCTCGCGCTTGCCAACCGTGTCACGATTCGGCCTATGCCGTGTGGACAGAATCCGGGCATGCGCACGCTTTCGCAACGCTTCAAAAGGTGAAGCGGGAGAACGATCCGCAATGTCTCGGCTGCCATGTGACTGGGTATGAACAGCCGGGAGGATTTCTCAATGTCTTCTCCACACCTCGATTGAAAGACGTTCAGTGCGAGGCGTGTCACGGGCCGGCATCCCGCCATCTCGAAGATCCGACGCGTCCGTATGGAAAAGTCGGTGTGCCCGAAGGCTGTCTGCCCTGTCACACGAGGGAGAATAGTCCGGACTTCGAGCCTTTGAGCTATTGGGCGAAGATCAAACATTGAGTGGTCAAACGCGGAATCCGCGCGTCTTCGGAGAGCGATGGAAGAATTGATTCACATCCTCCCGCACGCACTGCGCATGATAGGATACGAAGAGAGCGCTTGCGAGCGGGTACTGCAGGTGGCGTGGGCGCGCCTAGTCGGCGATGCCATCGCCGCCCGCACCTTCCCCATGCAGCTTCGTGAGGGACGCCTGATCGTTTTGACGGCCGATCGAACGTGGAAAGCGCAACTGGAGAAGCTCTCGCCGGACATCCTCGCACGAATCAATCGCCTGTTGGGGGCCGATCTCGTGCAGGCCATTGAATACCGCGTGAAGCGAGAGGTCTTCTCGCCGAGACCTAAGGAGCAGGCGTCGTCGGCGTCCCCTCAGACCGCTTTGGACGAACGCTTGCTTCGCGAGCTGACTCCGTTGGCCGAATCAATCGCTGATCCCGACTTGCGCGAGGCATTCCTTCGAGCAGCGAGCCGGTGCTTGGCGCGTCGAGAAGGGACGTGATGCGTTTCGCCCTCGTGAATTTCGCTCAGGTGCCGATCCGGATTTCATGTCCCTAAGAACGTCACCGCTTGCCACGAATCGGCGACTTTCGCGTTCACGCTTCGACCTCTATGTGCGCTCGACGCAGTGTCTCGCAGAGATCGCGCGTCGCTTCTTCGAGTCGAGCTTCGACGCTCATCGGATCGCGTCCGGAGAGCGAGAGCGTGATGCGGAAGCGAATATCAGGGCCGAACTCCCGCGCTCGGGATTTGATGTAGATTTCGGGATGGCGCTCGGCGACCTCGCGGAGGATGGGCGCCAGCACTGTCTCATCTCGACAAAGAGCGATGACTTCCCGCTCTCGGAAGACGCCAGCGCCAAAGATCTCCTGCAGGATTGGACGAAGCGGACCGGTCACGATAGCCTTCAGTTCGGCGGGAACGCCCGGCAAACTGACCAGCGTCGTTCCACTCACGCGCAGGAGCACGCCCGGAGCGGCTCCGACCGGATTCGCGAGAGGCTCGGCTCCCTGGGGAAGGCGCGCCATTTTCATGCGGCTCTCCGTGAGTTGCGCATCGGCGACATAACCGGCTGCGACGAGTCGCTCATAGGTCTCTCGCACGAGAGCGAGCGCTCGCTCGTTGAGCGTGAGCGGGCGCTCAAGCGCTTCAGCGACCGCCTGCAACGTCAGATCGTCATCGGTCGGTCCGAGTCCGCCAGAGGTGACCAGAAGCTGCACCCCTCGTCCTAAGGCTCCGCGGATCTCTCGAACGATGGCCGAGCAATCGTCGCGCACGAGAACAGCGCGCTCAACCCGACCGCCCAACCCGGTGAAGGTCCGACACAACCATTGCGTGTTCGTGTCGAGCGTGTCACCTAAGAGGAGTTCGTTGCCGATGGCGATAATCTCAACCGTGACCATAAGCGTGCATCTATGACGATCCCTCGGATATGGCGTCGAACGTCTTCGGGAGAGAGAAGGCCGCGCTCGGTGAGGACGCCGGTGAAGAGGTCAAGCGGCGTCGTCTCAAAATATTCGTTCCAGATCGTGAGTCCAAGCGGCGGCGTCTCCCAGATCTCAACGGGAGATTGCGAGCGTGAAGCGCTCAAAAGGGCGGGGAAGAACTTGCTGCTTTCGGCAAGCACATACAGGGGAATGCCGCATTCCCGAGCCGCGAGCGCCAGGAGCCGCGTGCCAATCTTGTTGACCACGCCTTCGGGAGCGACGCAATCGGCGCCTACGAGTGCGAGCGTGCACCGGCCGGCCCATTCCGCCATGGCGGCGTCCACGATTAGCGTCACCGGGAGACCGAGCGCGAGCGCCTGTTCGGCGAAGCGTCGGCCTTCGCAGAGAGGGCGAGACTCCGTGCAGACGATCGAGAAAGAGCGTCCGCGAGCGTGCGCTGCGCGCAAAGCCGCGAGGACAGTGGCGCTGAAGGAATGGGTGAGCACACGCGCG
Coding sequences within it:
- a CDS encoding response regulator transcription factor, yielding MGKIRVLLADDHTILRQGLRKILEADPSFEVVGEAGDGREAVKKAEALKPDVVVMDISMPILNGIEATRQIAKSLPRTKILILTVHENDQMAMEILNAGATGYLLKDAASEELIAAIRAVHLGGAYLSSSISRRVIAQHLDFARGKVPPEEKFSDLTAREREILQLIAEGYSNREIAQMLCISEKTVKTHRENIMRKLDVHSVAELVRYAIRRGIIQG
- a CDS encoding translation initiation factor eIF-2B, which translates into the protein MRENPSTLSERVRAIVEDHLSGATTLTEQLAEVMRDALSLSSAATPEDLGMELLDIGERVIRAHPNMASLVHLVNTVVRATAGIAMLEEARSSAQEALNRFHKEWREHTRALEIRASDLIPDGARVLTHSFSATVLAALRAAHARGRSFSIVCTESRPLCEGRRFAEQALALGLPVTLIVDAAMAEWAGRCTLALVGADCVAPEGVVNKIGTRLLALAARECGIPLYVLAESSKFFPALLSASRSQSPVEIWETPPLGLTIWNEYFETTPLDLFTGVLTERGLLSPEDVRRHIRGIVIDARLWSRLRLSPSATNSS
- a CDS encoding response regulator transcription factor → MENPLYTELPDVPESAIIEAWENARVGATRQYGVCSVDRDPLREGRVRAKGRLVIADAHQLWRHVLRSLIEGFGSYAVVGEALDGRGLLEHVEATRPDVIIMDIALPTSDGLRVLRHMAGLSPKPRVIVLSEIEEPEIVREAFAAGAMGYVSKCESAAILRRALVAVRRGFSFLSPSIARALLKFLQERTVSRCHRLQVPIVEIELLKLLAKGYSDRAVASMLGSSPNIVNFYRLDVLRRLPGTALEWAP
- a CDS encoding DUF721 domain-containing protein, translating into MEELIHILPHALRMIGYEESACERVLQVAWARLVGDAIAARTFPMQLREGRLIVLTADRTWKAQLEKLSPDILARINRLLGADLVQAIEYRVKREVFSPRPKEQASSASPQTALDERLLRELTPLAESIADPDLREAFLRAASRCLARREGT
- a CDS encoding molybdopterin-binding protein; this translates as MVTVEIIAIGNELLLGDTLDTNTQWLCRTFTGLGGRVERAVLVRDDCSAIVREIRGALGRGVQLLVTSGGLGPTDDDLTLQAVAEALERPLTLNERALALVRETYERLVAAGYVADAQLTESRMKMARLPQGAEPLANPVGAAPGVLLRVSGTTLVSLPGVPAELKAIVTGPLRPILQEIFGAGVFREREVIALCRDETVLAPILREVAERHPEIYIKSRAREFGPDIRFRITLSLSGRDPMSVEARLEEATRDLCETLRRAHIEVEA